A single Planctomycetia bacterium DNA region contains:
- a CDS encoding WD40 repeat domain-containing protein translates to MRLPRELHRLLFLIIPLVCGCGSEPASNSGPSADSQPDSPQQVAASERADVSQAGTASLSVAIAPKPPAKPSPEQIAKWDVPAYVPLQLLACNDGFDDPAVQCLAVSPDGKQFALGGSKLTLWNTQDAQPTVDLLTKYKPDEVERPIRAAAISADGKWLVAGDEKGTVRIWTLSDQKEVVAIPAHKGYITELALSPNSRLLATTSYSGDVHLWQLPEGKQLKSLKVDKQKIHHLAFLSDDRLAAAGSEAGIWNVETGAKETALTTKHLMSPALALSSDRRSLAFSDADATLQFWDVQSSKSTGSGWRGAGAQLISFSHDGKWIATYANNSEIRIWDTAAGRLVQVIDADGEQTSALEWLPNCNGLLISSESRLRIWGTADAAAAIGMKSMVLPTPATPVAGAQQAMSPAQMQRVIDIRSFPRLPGAVPKMNEFGFSTYVAPATQADAELYYRYALEKAGWTEAPPSPMTPGLIFDKDGCRLNVSFASAADYGTGTAGELQVSLQFEGNYDARWLPKLPVSDWKGTHESFSSCMYRTKTALTDAEATLLKQLHAAGWTAYTRLAASGSEDPRSRTLKLLQGGSVLTVSLQNPADSPNELAVQTNLNVSNQSLPLPPDAGWIEFDASTDLQCVVNTKMNLQDAIDFYDNRMAAEGWLRREAGRHTKDGKAWLPYVRGQQDLFLRLAELSGGGTRVVVGDAASSSWQLQPPAEKPVDKTSEPGLQAADFTLPAGAMAVKYDVDAKNIEFEVADTTPPKLGELFAKQMEALGWKRDGAGIVADDYTFITYEKNKAEIQLRSRPADKKATAMIGGDGMLWTKPLPTAPVRISYETWLRRNRYDATLDRLDAFVAEMHKIPVQSPNK, encoded by the coding sequence ATGCGTCTTCCTCGTGAACTCCACCGGCTTCTTTTCCTGATCATCCCGCTCGTCTGTGGATGCGGTTCCGAGCCTGCTTCCAATTCGGGGCCCTCTGCCGATTCACAGCCCGATAGCCCGCAGCAAGTCGCGGCTTCGGAGCGAGCCGATGTTTCGCAGGCAGGCACGGCAAGTCTCTCGGTCGCCATCGCTCCCAAGCCCCCAGCAAAACCGTCGCCCGAGCAGATCGCAAAATGGGACGTTCCTGCATACGTGCCGCTGCAGTTACTGGCCTGCAACGACGGCTTCGATGATCCGGCAGTGCAATGCTTAGCGGTGAGCCCGGATGGAAAACAGTTTGCGCTCGGCGGCTCGAAGCTCACGCTTTGGAACACGCAAGACGCTCAGCCCACGGTTGATTTGTTGACCAAGTACAAGCCCGACGAAGTCGAGCGCCCCATCCGTGCGGCGGCGATCTCGGCCGATGGCAAATGGCTGGTAGCCGGCGATGAAAAAGGAACAGTTCGTATCTGGACGCTGAGCGACCAGAAGGAAGTTGTCGCCATCCCAGCTCACAAGGGATACATCACGGAGTTGGCGCTCTCGCCCAACTCGCGACTCCTCGCCACGACGAGCTATTCGGGCGACGTCCATCTTTGGCAATTGCCGGAAGGCAAGCAGTTGAAGAGCCTGAAGGTGGACAAACAAAAGATCCACCACTTGGCATTCCTCTCCGACGATCGGTTAGCGGCCGCCGGAAGCGAAGCAGGTATTTGGAACGTCGAGACCGGCGCGAAGGAAACCGCGCTGACGACGAAACATCTGATGAGTCCGGCGCTCGCCCTATCAAGCGATCGCCGATCGTTGGCCTTCAGCGATGCCGATGCGACGCTACAGTTCTGGGACGTCCAGAGTTCCAAATCGACGGGCTCGGGCTGGCGCGGTGCCGGCGCGCAACTCATCTCCTTTTCGCACGACGGCAAATGGATCGCCACGTACGCGAACAACTCCGAAATACGCATCTGGGACACGGCCGCTGGCCGGCTCGTGCAAGTGATCGACGCCGACGGCGAACAAACGTCGGCGCTCGAGTGGCTGCCGAATTGCAACGGATTGCTCATCTCATCTGAGAGCCGGTTGCGTATTTGGGGCACGGCCGATGCGGCTGCGGCGATCGGTATGAAATCGATGGTGTTGCCGACACCAGCGACGCCCGTCGCCGGAGCGCAACAAGCGATGTCTCCCGCTCAAATGCAACGTGTGATCGACATCCGTTCGTTCCCGCGACTGCCGGGTGCGGTGCCGAAGATGAATGAGTTTGGCTTCAGCACGTACGTCGCACCGGCCACGCAAGCCGACGCCGAACTCTATTATCGCTACGCCCTGGAGAAAGCCGGCTGGACGGAAGCCCCGCCGTCGCCGATGACACCTGGCCTCATTTTCGACAAGGACGGTTGTCGGCTAAACGTTTCCTTCGCGTCGGCCGCGGACTACGGCACCGGTACCGCCGGCGAGTTGCAGGTCTCGTTGCAATTCGAGGGCAACTACGACGCTCGGTGGCTTCCCAAGTTACCGGTGTCCGACTGGAAGGGTACTCACGAATCGTTCTCCAGCTGCATGTATCGCACGAAGACCGCACTGACGGACGCCGAGGCAACCTTGCTCAAGCAACTCCACGCCGCCGGCTGGACGGCCTATACCCGCCTCGCGGCTTCCGGTTCGGAAGACCCGCGTTCGCGAACCCTCAAGCTGTTGCAAGGGGGCAGTGTGCTGACCGTGTCGCTCCAAAACCCAGCCGACTCGCCGAATGAGTTGGCGGTGCAAACCAATCTGAACGTGTCGAACCAATCGTTGCCGCTCCCTCCCGACGCGGGCTGGATCGAGTTCGATGCTTCGACCGATTTGCAGTGCGTCGTCAATACGAAGATGAACTTGCAGGATGCGATCGACTTCTACGACAATCGCATGGCGGCCGAAGGATGGCTTCGGCGCGAGGCGGGGCGACACACGAAGGACGGTAAGGCGTGGCTCCCATACGTTCGCGGACAGCAAGACCTTTTCCTTCGCCTCGCCGAACTCTCCGGCGGCGGCACGCGCGTGGTCGTGGGAGACGCGGCGAGTTCGTCCTGGCAGTTGCAACCACCGGCCGAGAAGCCGGTTGATAAGACAAGCGAGCCCGGCCTTCAGGCGGCCGACTTCACGCTCCCCGCCGGCGCGATGGCGGTGAAGTACGATGTCGACGCCAAGAATATCGAATTCGAAGTCGCCGACACGACCCCTCCCAAACTCGGCGAGTTGTTCGCCAAGCAGATGGAAGCGCTCGGATGGAAGCGTGATGGAGCGGGAATCGTCGCGGACGACTATACCTTTATCACGTATGAGAAGAACAAAGCGGAAATTCAACTTCGCTCCCGCCCGGCAGACAAGAAAGCGACGGCCATGATCGGCGGCGATGGAATGCTCTGGACCAAGCCGCTGCCGACGGCGCCCGTGCGCATCTCGTACGAAACATGGCTCCGCCGCAACCGCTACGATGCGACGCTCGATCGACTCGACGCGTTCGTTGCCGAGATGCACAAAATTCCCGTGCAGAGCCCGAACAAATAG